The Microterricola viridarii genome segment CGTCAGCTAGCTAGAGCAAGACTCTCGCCACAACAGAGAATGCGCCCCCGTTGAATCAACGGGGGCGCATTCTCTGTTGTGCCTGGAACTCGACTACTTCGCGCCAGCCTCGACGTAGCTGGTGTCGTTCATCGAAACAACCGTCCAGACGCCCTTCTTGTAGGTGAGCTTGTTCACGGCGGCGTTGGCGATGCCAGCGGGGAGGGTGCTGGTGTCGGCGCCCAGGGCGTCGAGGACGGCGATGATCGTGATGCCGCTGGAGACGACGAGCACGTTGCCGCCGCCCTTCTTGGCCTGGGCGGCCGCGATCTCGTTCAGCGAAGCCAGCGCGCGGGTGCTGACCTGCTCCTCGGTCTCAGCGAGCAGACCGCTGTCTGCATTCACCTCGACGATTGCGTTGAGGAAGTCGCTGACGGCCGGGCCCTTCACGAACGCGCCGACCGCTGCGCCGGTCGCGGCCTGAGTCTCACCCTCGAACTTTCCGAAGGCAACCTCGCGCAGGCGCTTGTCGCGCACGGGCTCGTCCTTGTAGCGCAGGGCGCTGAGCGCGAGCACGGCCGTCTCGTAGTGACGCACGTTGTCGGCCGAGTAGGCGGACTTGAACTTCACGCCGGCCTTGGCCAGCCCGGTGCCGAGCTGCGTGGCGACCAGCTCACCCTTCTCGGTGAGCGGTGAGTCCGACCAGCCCTGCATGCGGTGGGTCTTGTTGAGCCAGGTCTCACCGTGGCGGGTGAGGTAGATCGTGACCTCGGAGCCCTTGCCCGACTTATCGTTCGACGACTGGCTAGAAGACGGGGAATCCTTGCCATTGTCGGCGAACGCGGGAGCGGCCAGGGCGAGAGAGAAGAGCGTGGCGACGGCGGCGAGGCTCGCAATCGCGGTACGGAGTGCACGACGAGACGACATTGTCTGGGGTCCTTTCGAGGAACGGGGAACAGATGAACGCAGGCTATCTGAAAACCGAACGACGTTTGGTAACAATTCGACTTTGGTTCATGTGGCGCCGTTTTACACGACAATCCGGGCCCAGTCCTAGACCTCGGCGGTGGCGGTTTCGTCGTCATCGAGGAGCCGCCGCACGACGGCGTCGGCCAGCAACCGCCCACGCAATGTCAGCTCCACCCGGCCGGCGATTGCAGCCCGGGCGTCGATGAGCTCGTCGGCGATCAGCGCGGCCACCGCGAGCCTGCCGGACGCCCGCAGCGAGGCGACGGGGATGCCCTCCCGGATGCGGGCGAGCAGCAGCACACGCTCGAACTCACGCACCTCGGCCGAGAGTGTCTCGCGCCCGGCGGCGGGCGAGAGCCCGGCCTGCACGCGTTCGGCGTAGGCGGCCGGGTGCTTCACGTTCCACCAGCGCACCCCGCCGACGTGGCTGTGCGCGCCCGGCCCGATGCCCCACCAGTCGTTGCTGCGCCAATAGGCGAGGTTGTGCTCCGAACGGTGCTCGACACCGCGCGCCCAGTTGCTCACCTCGTACCAGTCGTAGCCGGCGGCCGCCAGCAGTTCGTCGGCCAGCTCGTACATGTCGGCCTGCAGGTCCTCATCCGGCTGGGCGACCTCGCCACGGCGGATCTGCCTGGCCAGCTTGGTGCCGTCCTCGACGATCAACGAATAGGCACTGAGGTGGTCCGGCTGCTGCGCGATGGCGTGCTCGAGGCTCGCCCGCCAGTCGTCCAGCGACTCACCCGGGGTGCCGTAGATCAGATCGACGCTGACGTCGAGTCCGACCTCGCGGGCCCAGCGCACCACGAGCGGCACGCGGGCCGGGTCGTGCGTGCGCTCCAGGGTGGCGAGCACGTGCGGGACGGCAGACTGCATGCCGAAGGAGACGCGGGTGAAGCCGGCATCCTTCAACGTCTGCAGGTAGTCGCGGTCGACGGAATCGGGGTTCGCCTCTGTCGTGATCTCGGCGCCCGGCGCAAGCGTGTGCTCGGCACGGACGGCGTCGAGCATTTTCACCAGGTCGGCCGCCGGGAGCAGCGTCGGGGTTCCGCCTCCGAAGAAGACCGTGGACGCCGGCCGCGCTGGAACGCCGGAGGCAGCCAGGATGCGGGCGCTGTGCTGGATCTCGAGCACGGCCTCGCTCGCGTAGTCGCTCTGTTTGGCACCGCGCAGCTCGGTCGCAGTGTACGTGTTGAAGTCGCAGTAGCCGCAGCGCACGCGGCAGAACGGCACGTGCAGGTAGACGCTGAATGCGCGATCGTGTGCGCCGACGGCGGCGGTCGCGGGCAGGAGTCCGTCGCTCGGGGCAGGGTCACCGAGGGGCAGGGCGCTGGCCATCGAGGTCTACGCCGAAGCCACGGGGTGCAGGGCCCGCAGGTAGCGGCGGGTGTACGCGCGTTCCTGCAGTCGCATCAGCGGCCGGACGAGCTTCCAACGGGTCGAGCTCGGCTGCGAGAAGCTGCGGATCACCAGCCAGACGGAATCGTCGTCGCGGTGCTCGACCACGAACAGCACCTCGCCGTTCTCCGGGTGCCCCGGCATGGTGCCGTAGGCGAAGCCGAGGCGCCCGGGCTCGTCGACGACGAGCACGACGCGCACGGGGGCGGTGACCGTCATCCGCCAGGCGGTGATGTGCAGCACGGCGGTCATGCCGGCCGTGATGAACGGGGTGCCGTCAGGGCCGAAGCGTTCCTCGCTGGCGCGCTGGGGCTGGTCGGGGCGCGGAACTCCCTCGGCGTCGAGCGCCAGGCCGTGGTACTGCTCGCCGGTGCCCTGATTGGTGTCGGTCACCTCGATGCCGCTGCCGCGCTGTACGCCCCAGGTCATCAGGCTCGCGGATGCCGTGGCGAATCGCTCGGCACCGCTGCCGAGCTGGGTGCTGTGCTCGGCCGGGCGGAAGCCGGCCGGCGGGTAGCTCATCAGGTCGGGGGCCATCGTGCCACCGATCGCGCCGTAGCTGACCGGTTGGTCTGTGTATGTGGAACGGCGCACGTGCTGACACTACTTTCTTCGGAAAAACCCCTCATACAGCGTAGGCGACGAAGCTGACAACGGGCGTACCGCGGTCAGCCCAGGCGGGAGATGAGGATCCCCATGGCTTCGATGGCCCGCTCCCGGGCCGAGCCATCTGCGGCCTCGTCATAGCCGGTGTCGACGTAGAGGTAGCTGCCGTCGACCAACGCCTCGACGGTGCAGCCCGAGTGCTCGTCGTCCCAGATGCAGCTCGCCACCGCTTGTTCGGCACCCTCGATGGCGACGTCGGTCGCTCCGTCGCGGGAGAGGGCGACCTCCGAGAGCTCCGGCCACGCCCAGCCGCCGCCAGGCAGGATGTTGACGCCCAGGAGCCGCAGCTCCCCCGCCGGAGCCTCGTATGGGTCGGCTTGACGCCAGTCACAGGAGAGGAAGTCGGCGCGCTGCCAGGCGATGGCGAACATTGCGATCGCACCCTCGGAATCCCGTGCCTCGGCTTCGCCCAACGACGGCGAGCCCAGCGCCGTGCGGAAGCTCCCGTCGCCGTCGACCACGCCGCAGTCGTCCCACGCCGCGAGTGAATCGGCCGGCGGCTGGAACTGCGGCAGCGGTTCACCCGCTGCCTGCAACGAGTCGCGGATCGCCGTGCCGGTGACCACGGCGACCGAACGGGTCTCCTCGATCGTCGGCGCGGGGTCGGCCGCCGGCCGCGTGAATTCGAAGTCCACCCAGTAGCCGTCAGCCAGGAACGAGGCGGAACACGAGCTCCCCTCGGTGTCCGCGTAACAATTAATCCGCGAGTCCGGGCCGATCAGCCCCAACTGGGAGTCGGCCAGCGGCAGCCCCTCGACGAAGTCGAAGTACTCGCCGACGGCATCGGGCAGGATCTCCACGGTGAGGCGTGGTCCCTCTGTGCCGGCCGAACTGCTCCATTCGCAGTTCAGCATCCCCGCCTGCCAGGAGGCCGCCGATCCATTGGCGAGTGGGTGAACAACCGGGTTGACCGCTGCTGGCGCAAAGCCAAGACCCGATGCGAGCGCGTCACCGCCGATCAGCTGTGCACAGCCGAGCGGCACCCGCGATACGGGCCGTGTGCCCGGCCCGGACGGCGCGGGGGAAGCAGTGGGCACCGGCGCGGCACTCTCCGTCCGCGTCGGCGTCGGCCGTGTTGTCGAGCCGCCGACCGAATCCAGCGGGGCAGCACAGGCGGCCAGACCGAACATGCAACTGAGCGCGAGGGCGACGCGCGTGATTCCCCCAAGGCGAGCGACATGGCCACAGTCTAGCGCGAACGCAAACGGCGGCCGGCGGAAGATTCCGCCGGCCGCCGTCTCCAGAGAGCCTGGGGCTACTTCTTGTCCTTCTTCTCGACGTCACCTGTCAGAGCGGCGACGAACGCCTCCTGCGGGACCTCGACGCGACCGACCATCTTCATGCGCTTCTTGCCCTCCTTCTGCTTCTCGAGGAGCTTGCGCTTGCGGCTGATGTCACCGCCGTAGCACTTGGCCAGCACGTCCTTGCGGATGGCGCGGATGGATTCACGGGCGATGATGCGGGCGCCGATGGCGGCCTGGATCGGCACCTCGAACTGCTGGCGCGGGATCAGCTCGCGCAGGCGCGTGGTCATCAGCACGCCGTAGGCGTAGGCCTTGTCGCGGTGCACGATGGCGCTGAACGCGTCGACCTGCTCGCCCTGCAGCAGGATGTCGACCTTCACCAGGTCGGCGGTCTGCTCGCCGGCCGGCTCATAGTCGAGGGAGGCGTAACCGGCCGTCTTCGACTTCAGGTTGTCGAAGAAGTCGAACACGATCTCGCCGAGCGGCATCGTGTAACGAATCTCGACGCGGTCCTCGCCGAGGTAATCCATGCCGAGTAGCACGCCGCGGCGGCCCTGGCAGAGCTCCATAATGACGCCGACGTAGTCCTTGGGGGCGAGGATGGCCGCCTTGACGACGGGCTCGCTCACCGCGGAGATCTTGCCGACCGGGAACTCGCTCGGGTTCGTGACGGTGACCGTCTTCTTGTCCTCAGTGGTGACCTCGTAGATCACGGACGGGGCCGTCGCGATGAGGTCCAGGCCGAACTCGCGCTCGAGGCGCTCGGTGATGATCTCGAGGTGCAGCAGGCCGAGGAAGCCACAGCGGAAACCGAAGCCGAGGGCGACGGAAGTCTCGGGCTCGTAGACGAGCGCGGCATCCGACAGTTTGAGCTTGTCGAGGGCCTCGCGCAGGATCGGGTAGTCGGAGCCGTCGATCGGGTACAGGCCGGAGAAGACCATGGGCAGCGGCTCGGTGTAGCCGGGGAGAGCCTCGGTGGCCGGCTTTGACGCGGTCGTGACGGTGTCGCCGACCTTGGACTGGCGCACGTCCTTCACGCCGGTGATCAGGTAGCCGACCTCGCCGACGCCGAGCCCCTTACTCGGGGTGGGCTCTGGCGAGCTCACGCCGATCTCGAGGATCTCGTGGGTGGCACGGGTCGACATCATCTGAATGCGCTCACGCGGGTTCAGCTGGCCGTCGATCATGCGCACATAGGTGACGACGCCGCGGTAGCTGTCGTAGACGGAGTCGAAGATCATGGCGCGGGCGGGGGCGCTCGGGTCGCCCTTCGGTGCCGGGATGCGCTCGGTCACGCGGTCGAGCAGGTCCTCGACGCCCATGCCGGTCTTGCCGGAGACCCGCAGCACGTCGTCGGGGTCGCCGCCGATCAGGCTGGCGAGCTCCTTCGCGTACTTGTCGGGGTCGGCGGCGGGCAAGTCGATCTTGTTCAGCACGGGGATGATCGTGAGGTCGTTCTCAAGCGCCAGGTACAGGTTCGCGAGCGTCTGGGCCTCGATGCCCTGGGCTGCGTCCACGAGCAGCACTGCACCCTCGCAGGCGGCGAGCGAGCGGGAGACCTCGTAGCTGAAGTCGACGTGCCCGGGGGTGTCGATCATGTTCAGCGCGTAGCTCTGCGAGCCGAGTGCCCACGGCATCCGCACGGCCTGGCTCTTGATGGTGATGCCGCGCTCTCGCTCGATGTCCATGCGGTCGAGGTACTGGGCGCGCATGTCTCGGTCGCTGACCACCCCCGTCATCTGCAGCATGCGGTCGGCAAGGGTGGACTTGCCGTGGTCGATGTGCGCAATGATGCAAAAATTGCGGATGAACGCGGGGTCTGTGGACGCGGGCTCGAGGGCCTTCAAAGCTCGTGGTGACATTGTGTGGCCATTCTCCCATGCCCGGCGCCCTTCGGTGGACTCCATATGAATTGAGTGGATCTTTCGACGGATGCCGGGCGCCCGCCGCCCTGACTAGGCTGGCGCCGATGACAAGCACCGCTCAGCAGAAACCGCCGACAGAGCCGAGCGCGCCGAGCGCCGCGCACTCGGCGCTCACTCCCGTGTTCGTGGCGATGCAGTTCAGCCTGCACGCCCTGATGATCGGCCTCACCGCCTTCGTCGCCGTGCGCGCCATGCTCGGTACCTGGCCGATGCCCCGGCTGGTCATCGGCCTCTGCGTGCTGCTTCTCGTGGTCTACGCGCTCGGACTGTTCTTCGCCCGGCACGCGATGCCGCGCTGGGTGCAGGCCGTCTGGTTCCTCGCGCTCGTGCTGGTCTGGCTCGCCCTGACACTGCTCGCCTCAGAGGCGGCCTACATCGTCTTCGCCCTCTTCTTCATCGCGCTGCACCTGTTCCCGCCGCGCTGGAGCGTGCCCATCGTCGTGGTGACCACGCTGATGTCAATCGTTGCGCTCGGCATGGACCTCGGCTGGAGCCCCACCATCTTCATCGGCCCGATCATCGGGGCTGCCGCGGCGGTCGTGCTCGGCCTGGCCTACCGGGCGCTCTACCGCGAGTCGGCGGAGCGCAAGCTGCTCATCGACGACCTGCTGGCGACCAGGGAGCGCCTGGCGTCGACGGCGCGCGAGGCGGGCACGCTGGCCGAGCGGCAGCGCCTGGCCGGCGACATCCACGACACCGTCGCCCAGGGACTCTCCAGCATCCAGCTTCTGCTGCACGCCGCCGAGCGCGGCATCACCGACCCGACGGCACTGGAGCGCGTGCAACAGGCGCGACGCACCGCCGCCGACGGGCTCACCGAGACCCGCCGGTTCATCCGCGAGCTACGCGCCCCCGCCCTCGACGAGCAGTCGCTACCGGCCGCCCTGTCGCGCCTCGCCGCCTCGATCAGTGCGCAGTCGGCATCCACCCGGCCGGACGCCCCGACCACGGTCACGTTCCACCTCAGCGGGGAACCGCGCGAACTGCCCATGGCGCAGGAGACGACGCTGCTGCGCATCGCGCAGGGCTCGCTGGCCAATGTGCTGCAACACTCCGAGTCCCGGCGCGCGGCTGTGACGCTGAGCTTCATGAGCGATGAGGTCACCCTCGACATCGTCGACGACGGAGTCGGCTTCGAGCCGGATGCCGCCCGCAGCGCTGAGCACCGGGGCGAGTCCTTCGGGCTGGCGACCATCCGGCAACGGGTGGAGCGGCTCGGCGGCCTGCTCAGCGTCGAGACGGCGCCGGGTTCCGGCACCGCCATCGCCGTCTCGCTGCCGCTGGAGGCGGCACCGCCCATTTCAGTCCCGCCATCTGCCCCGTCAACCCTGGAGGTCACCCTGTGATCAGGATGCTGCTGGCCGACGACCACCCCGTCGTGCGCGCCGGGCTCAAGGCGCTGTTCTCCTCCGAGGCCGACATCGCGGTGCTCGCAGAGGCGGCGACGGCCGAACGCGCCGTCGAGCTGTGCGCGCGGCAGGAGTTCGACGTCGTGCTGATGGACCTGCAGTTCGGCTCCTCCGGCGCCGCCAGCAGCATGCAGGGCGCCGATGCCACCCGGGAGATCCGGGCCGCGGCCGGCGCGGCGCGGGTGCTCGTCCTCACCAACTACGACACCGACGCCGACATCCTCGGCGCCGTGGAGGCCGGCGCCAGCGGCTACCTACTGAAGGACGCCCCGCCGGCCGAACTGATCGCCGCCGTGCGGGCCGCAGCAGCCGGAGAGAGCGCCATCTCCCCCGCGATCGAGCTGCTGCTGCAGAGCAGGGCGGATGCCGCCGGCTCCCCGCTCACGCTGCGCGAGGCGGAGGTGCTCGGCCTGGTCGCCGAGGGCCAGAGCAACCGCGAGATCGGCAAGCGGCTCTTCCTCAGCGAGGCGACGGTCAAGTCGCACCTGGTGCACATCTTCACCAAGCTGGGCGTTTCCTCGCGCACCGCGGCCGTCGCCACGGCGCAGGCGTCCGGGGCGATCCGCAGCCGGCCATGAACGCCGACCCGGTGCTCCCGGTGCTGCTGGTGCACGGCATCCGCACCTCCGCGAGCATGTGGCGCGGCCAGCTGGAAGCCCTCGGGGCAGCCGGGCGGCCGGCGCTGGCCGTCGACCTGCCCGGGCACGGCACGCGCATCGGCGAACCGTTCACGGTCGCCGGCGCGATTGCGGCGATCGACGACGGCGTGCGTCGGCTCGGCGGGCGGGTGCTGTTGGTGGGGTTGTCGCTCGGCGGCTACTTCTCGATCGAGTACGCGGCGCGGCATCCGCAGAACGTGGCCGGCCTGATCGCCGCCAGCTGCTCGACGCTGCCGCGCGGCGTCGGCCTCGCCGGCTACCGGGGGCTGGCCGCCGCGATCAGGCGGCTGCCGGACAAGGGCCTCGCGTTGAACAACACGATGGCGCGCCTGGCCGTCGGCCGCCAGGCATCCGTCGACCTCGGCGCCGGCGGCATCGCGCTGGACGTGATGGATGCCGCCCTGCGCGCGGCGGGCAGCTTGGACCCTCTGGCGGGCCTCCGCTCCTACCCCGGCCGGGTGTGGATCGTGAACGGCGCCCTGGACCATTTCCGGTTGGACGAGGCGCGCTTCCTGCGCGCGAACCCGCGCACCGAGCGTGTGCTGATCCTCGGCGCGACGCACCTGGTCAGCCTGGTGCGGCCGCGCGAATTCACCGAGATCGTGAGCCGAGTTGCTGCAGAGTTGGACGGCGAATTGGACGACGAGACCCGTTTGGTTGGAGACTCGGCCGAATAGCTGGTAAAGTTGCCTGTTGGCTTCCGTGTGTATCCCACCACTTCACACGATTGCCGCGAGACGCCCCTCTACCGTCAAGCGGCACAATCCGAATACACATCTAAGCAAGGACGTACTGAACGTGGCAAACATCAAGTCGCAGATCAAGCGCATCGGCACCAACAAGAAGGCCCAGGAGCGCAACAAGGCTGTCAAGAGCCAGGTCAAGACCGCTATCCGCGCGACCCGCACCGCGATCGCCGGCGGCGACAAGGCTGTTGCCGAGTCGGCTCTGCGTACCGCAGGCAAGACGCTCGACAAGGCCGTAAGCAAGGGTGTTCTGCACAAGAACCAGGCTGCGAACCGCAAGTCGGCTATCGCCAAGCAGGTTGCAGCTCTCTAAGCTTCAGACGCTGTTTCAGGAAGGGCCCCGTCTTCGGACGGGGCCCTTTCTGCGCTTCGGCTCGTTGATCCGCCGCCGCCCGCGGCATCCGAGCACGTCGCGGCCCTCGAAATGTCTCGCGGCCCTCGTTATACCGGGGGCCGCGAGATTTTTCGAGGGCCGCGAGCCGTGCGGGAGTTCGCGCGGGGCTAGTGGCGACCGCGGGCGGCGATGACGCCGATCAGGCGTTCGATCGCGTAGACGGGGTCACGCGATGCACCCTTGACGCCGGCGTCGGCCTCGGCGAGGGCCTCGATGGCGCGGGCCAGGCCGTCCTCGTTCCAGCCGGCCAGGTCTTTGCGGGCGCGCTCCAGCATCCACGGCGCCATGCCAAGCTCGGCGGCGCTGGCACGGTTGCCGGAGACCTTCGCCATCGTGCGCACCTTCATGGCGAAGGCGGCGACGATCGGAACCGGGTCGGCCCCGGAATCGAGGGCGTGGCGCAACGAGACGAGCGCCTCGCCGCGGCGGCCTGCGAGGGCGGCATCCGCGACCTTGAAGGCATTGCTCTCGACGCGCCCACCGTAGTAACGCTCGACGGTGGACTCGTTGATTTCGTTCGAGGTGTCGTCCATCAGCTGCTGACAGGCGGATGCCAGCTCGGCGAGGTCGTCGCTGAACGCACCGACCAGGGCGCGCAAAGCGCCTGGCGTGATCCGGCGCGATCCGGCCTTGAACTCGGCGACTGCGAAGTCGTACTTCTCCGCATCCTTCTTGAGCTCTGCGCAGACCACCTCGACGCCGCCGCCGAGTCCGCCGCGCAGGGCGTCGAGCAGCTTCTTGCCGCGCACGCCGCCGTTGTGGCGAAGCACCAGGTAGGTGTTCTCGGCCGGGTCCTCGAGGTAGGCCAGCGTCTCGGTGATGAACGCGTCGGTGCACTTCTCGACGGAGTTGACCCGGATGAAGCGCGGCTCCATGAACAGCGAGGGGCTGGCGACGGTGAGCAGCTCCCCCGCGGCGTAGCTGTCTGCATCCAGGTCGACGACCTCGATGCTCGGGTCCTCGCCCTTCAGGAAGTCGCGGAGTCGGCGGATCGCGCGGTCGGCGAGGAAGCCCTCCGTGCCGGAGACCAGCACAACCGGGGCGGGTCGAACCTGGTTCCACGCGAGCTGCGGAATGGCCACGGAACTCTTGCCTCGTGCCGGTGTCGTGCGAGTAGCCACGCGCCTCCCTCTCTTCAAAGTTCAAGGTTAGTCGCCGCGGCGCTCCGTCCACACCCGCAGCGCCGCGTCGTGCTCGGCCGGGCGCGGCGACACCAGAACGAGGCCGTGCAGATCGCTGCGGAACGCCCGCGTGCCGCTCGCTTTCAGCGTGGCCAACAGCGACGAGGTCGGGTGCCCGTAGCCGTTGTCCGCGCCCACCCCGATCAGCCCGAGCGGAGCGGCCAGACTCCGGTAGAGCTCCGCGCTCTGGTCTGATGAGCCGTGGTGGGCGACCTTCAGGACGTCCACCCGCCCGAGCGGTTCCATGCCCTGCAGCGCCGCTTCGGATTCAGCGCCAAGGTCGGCGAGGAACAACGAACGGATGCCGCCGCCCTCGACAAGCAGAACGACACTGCCCGGGTTGCCGGTGCTGAGCGGGCCGTCATGCGTCGCCGGCCAGAGCACCCGCCAGCGCAGGGTGCCCAGCACGCCCTGCTGCCCGCGCGCGGCCACCTGCACGGGAACTCCTGCTTGACGGAGCGGGTCGAGTAGCCGGTCGTCCCGCGGGCCGCTGGGTACCCCGACGAGCGCGATGCCGACCATCCCGCGGATCGCGGCGAGGCCGCCGATGTGGTCGAGGTCGTAGTGGGTGAGCACGAGCAGATCGATGCGCTCGACGCCGAGGGTATCGAGGCAGGCGCGCAGCGGGGCAGGCTCTGGCCCGGTGTCGATCAGCGCGGTCTGGCCTCCATCGCGAATCAGCACCGCATCACCCTGGCCGACGTCGCAGAGCGCGATCTGCCAATCGGCCGGCCGGCTCCAGCCGCGGACGACGCCGGTGCCGAGCAGCGCCCCGCCGTACCCGCCGACGAGCACGATGAGGGCGACGCCGGCAAGCATCACCGGCACGGTGCGCGGTTTGCGGCGCCCAGCTCCGCGCAGCAGCAGCCAGAGCGCGAGCCCGCTCGCGCCGGCCAGCAGCAGCGCGCCGAGCAGGCCGTCGAGCCAGGGTGCGCGGGCACCCGGGAGCCCGGCGACGGTGTGCGCGACGGCCGCAATCCAGGCCGCGGGCAGCCAGGCGAGCTGGATGACGGCGAATCCGAGCGAGGGCAGCCAGGGCAGAAGCAGACAACCGATCAGGCCGAGCAGGGTGGCCGCGGGTGCGGCGGGCCCGGCCAGCAGGTTGGCAGGAACGCCCAGCAACGGCACGGACGGCGCCAGCAGGATGAGCACGGGCTGGCAGGCCAGCTGCGCGGCGAGCGGCAGCGCGAGGGCCAGCGCGAGGGGTCGCGGCATCCAGCGGCCCAGTGCAGAGGCCAGGGGCGCGGTCAGCAGCAGCAGCCCGGCCGTGGCCAGAGCGGAGAGCGCGAAGCCGTAACTGGAGGCCAGCCATGGGTCGAGCGCCAGCAGCACGAGCGTCGCCAGCCCGAGCGCGGGCACGCCGCCGCCCGGCCGGCCAGATGCCATCCCGAGCAGCA includes the following:
- a CDS encoding ComEC/Rec2 family competence protein gives rise to the protein MTAWAAALLAIWLPGWPFAPVLWAAAVLALGAAIVLARREGRHPLAGWLPLLSLCLSAAALVSTTAAVQGPQRQPEMLRAAAEDGRPVTLSGMILSMPQAQSFAFGFGNSDRVRFALRVESAQNSRAGPVVRLAVPMRAFVELPAGVVPLDIGTRVSFTARLVPNAPGEPDAFRAYGTGPLAVDSAPPWYLAWAAELRAEFRAAAARLPGEGGALLPGLALGDTSAVGDGLDQAMKASSLSHLTAVSGANCAIVVAAVMLLGAGLRLRRGVRIAVALLVLLAFTVLVTPEPSVLRAGLMALIVLLGMASGRPGGGVPALGLATLVLLALDPWLASSYGFALSALATAGLLLLTAPLASALGRWMPRPLALALALPLAAQLACQPVLILLAPSVPLLGVPANLLAGPAAPAATLLGLIGCLLLPWLPSLGFAVIQLAWLPAAWIAAVAHTVAGLPGARAPWLDGLLGALLLAGASGLALWLLLRGAGRRKPRTVPVMLAGVALIVLVGGYGGALLGTGVVRGWSRPADWQIALCDVGQGDAVLIRDGGQTALIDTGPEPAPLRACLDTLGVERIDLLVLTHYDLDHIGGLAAIRGMVGIALVGVPSGPRDDRLLDPLRQAGVPVQVAARGQQGVLGTLRWRVLWPATHDGPLSTGNPGSVVLLVEGGGIRSLFLADLGAESEAALQGMEPLGRVDVLKVAHHGSSDQSAELYRSLAAPLGLIGVGADNGYGHPTSSLLATLKASGTRAFRSDLHGLVLVSPRPAEHDAALRVWTERRGD